CGTTGGCCATCTTGCTTTGCGAACAGCCGGCATCCGAAAGTTCCATCATTTTGAGTTTTCTCAGCATTTGCAACTCTTTAAGAATTTGGTCATCCAAACTGGCCATTGATCAGTCTCCGCTCTTCATACTTTTTGAAAGCCCCTTCGGCAGCAATCGACTCATAGTAGCCGGACTGATTTCAAGCATCGAGGCGATCCTATTTTGGGGCGTTCCACCCTCCAGAAGCTGCAGGATCAGCAGGCGCTTCATATCCCGCATTTCGGAGAGCAGCGCATCT
This region of Altererythrobacter sp. CAU 1644 genomic DNA includes:
- a CDS encoding helix-turn-helix domain-containing protein encodes the protein MSKSEDALLSEMRDMKRLLILQLLEGGTPQNRIASMLEISPATMSRLLPKGLSKSMKSGD